A part of Solenopsis invicta isolate M01_SB chromosome 2, UNIL_Sinv_3.0, whole genome shotgun sequence genomic DNA contains:
- the LOC105200834 gene encoding dmX-like protein 2 isoform X2 — MNCHQILSGACNAGDRCYAVGSVEGISFTAYAAGCNIVILANNFERVQIIPGAVHNYIRISCLDCSTDTGKIAAAYENQVCIFEPTPLIHSTCSHQLEYRWVQTGSLQTESNITSLSWNLEGTRLLTGGELLQLWHQNIMPFQEEHTTLPTKPKTLQIEETTTGNNHNVTANTSQDPGTVTFSIGGEAESPGPTDTSIANDPGGWNCVWKCRTATPVHLMSFSPDGTLFATTGMNDRLVKIWFENKQLFPARSIDHTSFCVGSDNFSFVYVAHPRAVTHLSWRKTSKYMPKGSVSNMLVTSCRDNICRVWAETIPPEIEGLANMSQFEGSDRHGHHGKHRHHNMHKHRFMQRLKHMKTCFHIRRHAKQQHQAGHTAPTLPTLPSTYSVHDFHNNYQTSGHYPGMHFHLAASINAETDIPLVPSLITGDPDREPNFILHWLNNKEMHFTMQAENILQELTRKVVEKEEGLQHQDAEHVEHDSEDECTPKKGVRLQTAQKPVVGGRSMSQEEHSSDEHHTAHTTSSHHSLAHSVHSHPSLSNTTSINSIATDATSTMNHAPDSLDTKIETLLRDWHHNPDLLFSIHPIDGSFLIWHIEWLDEYHPGSFRQAQISFSTRIPNAFPLGDASTMSHNVSMYSHNTGGPLLNIREVAKSSTKSDPSEVATPLPSLIEQDEEQSTLTSKAGQELLKNIENTNDQNQTKTETNALESTKNGQDADLLAHPSPIVSMVSKHSNGTMNLWQLTFADKTKFSQVLSIGHACRASGHRFRVNDITCHPVLPLLVTTSHHNIPEFSGTQSTESNENLSSKHDSCKDKDIMSPTGFCSELILWRVDAVGPLSKSGGVSELARINSPEISAFSNVAWIPTLLPSTTLGNLSNSPSACFVASDGQCLRVYQAVIDARTLLAEVSISERRSRMMDSMASLSTDMSSDDGVRHSIHDRIKIVSQQSTARPGCVIQLDAIADATHDWQNTQFLHVFQEQLITGERSDEKQPGIDTSANDLGLMESTLDAMVDLQQSTIFEEPFYIVVLERTQHGTTVHMWRLVIASQPETTGLSGSMMYVPDSHLVQDEDEEGTPGRLSHVEGRRSRRASQTGGRRESQADLDSTFLPRRHQNSHVLITTTKVCTQELPLPDGVEVIHAAPAAGHLSSSSIYPACFAPYIIVTACSDSTVRFWKCKVTKKPDDKLDYEWCEWEMIRKDQESTIDITGQPLNISAAYSGRIACAYKYGKSFTRPTKNDPDSRYVNLCVAIYECESTGGSEWILEDTIHLKNIHLPRIPVDQHLDLSYLYDSRFLQKKQRLTQVLQTLSHEDIRSSRNGENGDSTKAGLLAVPSFSTLQSLRKSIIENGNTCPLTQKHLVQLDWVSKEDGSHILTVGVGSKIMLFTPVCSDLAQANMKAMKESQSNNRPILRKTSSLAQPQFVDEIRWMKLRKIELTTADGLPPLPMQISWVRDGILVVGMDSEMHVYSQWKPNPKNDCFHSNLQHQESDEFQASRNLRDEDLRTLAHETSQRRLANVSSMPHLSRVSSINLTMLDAKKKRGIQNENLSFDYMPDYGLFEASRIACPVLPQYHPKQLMELLNSGKIRWVKAILAHLVRCIGSSCSLRADDESLVKQRGWSRSRTMSVSYMGTTSPLEPRGSTTQIPEELTLDYAEITSISPLPLWTLLMADKETNLPHQQSEDKHDYNELFDNNLDEGESLDDMLDEDYERSRQKDRRSSVPERQGISHFGPRQGRLLSRLLTHTHLPGLSSLDQMHLLALADTVSTCNVDFAERFAIDAAKNAIAKENLTGIPDGETVSTDSLDDCGLRFLLAMKHYNYLIRCLPLAQRAQFQKQGVASNNLVWAFHSESEEELLGLIPSYAKGQPKWSVLKELGVGWWIRSNTVLKKCVEKIAKAAFQDKQDPLDAAVYYLAMKKKNLVWGLFRNKRDERMTTFFSNNFAENRWRKAALKNAFALLGKQRFEHAAAFFLLAGALKDAIDVCLNKLNDIQLAMVIARLYENDTTSPNLRRLLYEEILGCDKDGQNQDMSRVHPDPFLRSMALWILKDHSGSLNTLLLTNVGHMHPQYNDESDKPEGTTANPNVFNFYVYLRTHPLLIRQYIASTAQDKKKGHSVVISGFSYGTETKSQPDKQLLLEDSITPLERQLYFTTAHAHFKAGCPALALEVLSKLPSKVMETNGEDSPSLLNSPSKIRAQDSQIDTGILDWGSESKAINNKETATTVDWSTSSFDWSQNSKRVEEDKLELNWDDETAEGEDADSPPMSMKFDKKEQDNVYKSENDDKDVIKSAGQLDIMAQQLKFVACLKILMEELSTLATGFEVDGGQLRYQLYVWLEREVDALRQLCSYSTNADGDMNNVAEYEGVMVDDVPPYKPGEQPTLHQILVAEKLDFEAKVQRAAKRKKWLKANETLLRTLLSYCSLHGASGGGLASVRMELVLLLQELQQEKTQQQLLSPLPFPTTLPLLSASVACNKTVVADPVRHLQSLAHDMLQTLVELRNPPMPNRNTHYCEVFIMRDLAVALSACIYQSLCDSDTFVMKHHQPDSFPAVAEVESFSGGHLVASNRYHRRYSTDDGVCITTSPSKWPGVTNLRALLAREKDEDTPKLNILLCEAFVATYMSLFIYALSSCDSHILYRLVGQHFDNNTWSSLFGGGVKKLLRVASTTNNQGGNTNSVERTDSVTSEIQSTASGMWNTMTSLTKQRVKLNMKLLGQFTGQQPNMKEDKPTYREQFVSPQMSMISYFLMKPRIETEYADEIDYDSSDSAVSDLDSTDDEEDVFDTGSKPKSKPKDNTEHSNSNSYSWSVMRLAIVKILQQQLQDFLTIAGIEMQELPVSSPLIHGTLGIVAQWQESLREELELKGPPPANYIPGCAPDPSPTPGKPAIHKYRSLLEKGNTPFNTRLASAAPTNRLWCYLVRQESVQDIFIRAVFGKRRSLSTILETSQSVVDGVHRGTGEDKGSDSGTTSLPEPVRIIHKEQDSISAFCLNQVNPGLMALATPREVQEMNISLLLELPSWLEDECEFDIINLTKQPDPEPIPPTSFLVIQTAADRPLLAQSPQQNSPQPHSGIASQSGRGASVMKGMPAFPGSHDLRFCQFVADRSKHLLKPILKHKIDGIRRISSHPLLPLYLTGSQDGSVSLWEWGHQTAVATPRAPGTFAKVTRVRFSQHGNKFGVADSDGHLSLFQVACREGTARPFFTYQCHSKVTSDFVFLGACSLVATAGHGSEGRNVALWDTLLPQNKSLVQGFMCHDQGASALILAPQHQLLISGGKKGDINIFDVRQRQQRQRFQAHESAIKCLALDPHEEFFVSGAGDGDIKIWGLTVHSLLYSFPSEHPRSSFFKNIGQGVTQLHVDSAGRLFSCGADGSMKVRQLPERDCVIQTLY, encoded by the exons ATGAATTGTCATCAGATACTCAGCGGCGCCTGCAATGCGGGCGATCGCTGCTACGCGGTCGGTTCCGTCGAGGGAATATCTTTCACC GCGTACGCAGCTGgctgtaatattgtaattttggCTAATAATTTCGAACGAGTTCAAATAATTCCTGGAGCTGTACACAATTACATCAGAATCAGCTGTCTGGATTGTAGTACGGATACAGGAAAAATAGCTGCAGCTTATGAAAATCAAGTCTGCATTTTTGAGCCAACACCGCTTATACACAGCACCTGTTCACAT caacTAGAATACAGATGGGTTCAAACAGGAAGTCTTCAAACAGAATCAAATATTACTTCTTTATCATGGAATTTAGAAGGAACAAGATTGTTAACAGGTGGCGAATTGTTACAATTATGGCATCAAAATATTATGCCATTTCAAGAAGAGCATA CAACATTACCTACAAAGCCGAAAACGTTACAAATAGAAGAAACCACCACTGGAAACAATCATAATGTTACAGCAAATACTTCTCAGGATC ctGGTACGGTAACATTCTCAATTGGAGGAGAAGCTGAGAGTCCTGGGCCTACAGACACATCTATTGCAAATGATCCAGGTGGTTGGAATTGTGTATGGAAGTGTCGTACAGCCACACCAGTTCATCTTATGAGTTTTAGTCCTGATGGCACTCTGTTTGCAACAACAGGAATGAATGATAGATTGGTCAAAATATGGTTCGAAAATAAacaat TGTTTCCAGCAAGAAGCATAGATCATACAAGTTTTTGTGTGGGTAGTGACAATTTTAGTTTTGTTTATGTTGCTCATCCACGTGCTGTAACGCACCTTTCTTGGCGCAAAACAAGTAAATACATGCCAAA AGGCTCTGTATCCAATATGTTGGTCACATCGTGTCGCGATAATATTTGTCGAGTATGGGCAGAAACGATACCGCCTGAGATCGAAGGTTTAGCTAATATGAGTCAGTTTGAAGGCTCTGACAGGCATGGTCATCATGGCAAGCATCGTCATCATAATATGCACAAACATCGGTTTATGCAACGACTCAAACATATGAA AACATGTTTTCATATTCGGCGGCACGCTAAACAACAACATCAAGCTGGTCATACAGCACCGACTTTACCTACGCTTCCATCTACATATTCTGTACAcgattttcataataattaccAAACTTCTGGTCATTACCCTGGAATGCATTTCCACTTGGCAGCAAGTATCAACGCAGAAACTG ATATACCGCTAGTGCCAAGCCTAATCACTGGAGACCCCGATAGAGAACCGAATTTTATCTTACACTGgctaaataacaaagaaatgcaCTTCACTATGCAAGCTGAAAACATATTGCAAGAGTTAACTCGTAAAGTAGTAGAGAAAGAGGAAGGTTTGCAACATCAAGATGCTGAACATGTGGAACATGATTCTGAGGATGAATGTACACCAA AAAAAGGAGTTCGACTACAAACAGCTCAGAAACCAGTTGTCGGTGGCCGGTCAATGAGCCAAGAAGAACACAGTAGTGATGAACATCATACTGCACATACTACCTCATCTCATCACAGTTTAGCACACAGTGTGCACTCTCATCCCAGTTTgag cAATACGACCTCCATTAATTCTATAGCAACAGATGCAACATCTACGATGAACCACGCACCAGATTCATTGGACACAAAGATAGAAACGTTGCTACGTGACTGGCATCACAATCCAGATTTGTTGTTCTCGATACATCCAATAGATGGGAGTTTTTTGATATGGCACATTGAATGGTTGGACGAATATCATCCTGGATCTTTTCGACAGGCACAAATTTCATTTTCCACTCGTATTCCGAATGCATTTCCACTTGGCGACGCGTCAACAATGAGTCATAATGTATCAATGTATTCTCACAATACTGGTGGACCTTTATTGAATATTCGTGAAGTTGCAAAATCTTCGACAAAAAGCGACCCCAGTGAAGTCGCTACTCCCTTACCCAGTCTTATAGAGCAAGATGAAGAACAGTCTACCTTAACCTCGAAAGCAGGTCAGgaattactgaaaaatatagaaaatacaaACGATCAAAATCAAACGAAAACGGAAACTAACGCATTGGAAAGTACTAAAAATGGGCAAGATGCTGATCTGTTGGCCCATCCTAGTCCGATCGTTTCTATGGTATCGAAGCACTCGAATGGTACTATGAATTTATGGCAGTTAACGTTTGcggataaaacaaaattttcacaaGTATTGAGTATAGGACATGCATGTAGAGCTTCCGGACATCGCTTCCGTGTAAACGATATTACTTGCCATCCCGTCCTACCTCTACTTGTGACAACTTCCCATCACAATATACCCGAATTTTCTGGTACTCAATCAACGGAATCAAACGAAAATCTCAGTAGCAAACACGATTCTTGTAAAGATAAGGACATCATGTCGCCAACTGGATTTTGCAGCGAATTGATATTGTGGCGGGTAGATGCCGTGGGGCCTCTATCTAAGAGCGGTGGAGTTTCCGAATTGGCACGCATCAATTCGCCTGAAATATCGGCGTTTAGTAATGTAGCTTGGATCCCGACATTATTGCCAAGCACGACATTGGGCAATTTATCCAATTCTCCCAGTGCTTGCTTTGTAGCTAGCGATGGACAGTGCTTACGGGTTTATCAAGCTGTTATTGATGCTAGAACATTATTAGCAGAAGTATCGATTAGCGAGAGAAGAAGCAGAATGATGGATTCTATGGCCAGTCTCTCAACGGATATGTCATCGGATGATGGCGTCAGGCACTCTATTCATGATAGGATAAAAATAGTATCTCAACAATCAACAGCGAGACCAGGATGCGTTATACAGCTCGACGCTATTGCCGATGCCACTCATGATTGGCAGAATACACAGTTCCTTCACGTCTTTCAAGAGCAATTAATTACGGGTGAGAGAAGCGATGAGAAACAACCCGGTATCGACACATCAGCCAATGATTTGGGGCTCATGGAATCTACGTTGGATGCTATGGTGGACTTGCAACAATCGACAATCTTTGAAGAGCCATTCTACATAGTAGTTCTTGAACGTACGCAGCATGGCACTACCGTGCACATGTGGCGATTGGTAATAGCATCGCAACCGGAAACTACTGGTTTGTCAGGCTCGATGATGTATGTACCAGATTCTCATTTGGTtcaggacgaggacgaggagggGACACCTGGTAGATTAAGCCATGTGGAAGGCAGACGATCACGCAGAGCCAGTCAAACTGGTGGTCGTCGCGAGAGTCAAGCTGACCTAGACTCGACGTTCCTACCTCGTCGTCATCAAAATAGTCACGTTCTTATCACCACCACAAAAGTCTGCACGCAAGAATTGCCGTTACCCGACGGTGTAGAGGTGATTCACGCTGCTCCCGCCGCAGGGCATTTGAGTAGTTCCTCGATATATCCCGCCTGCTTCGCGCCATATATCATCGTGACGGCCTGCAGCGACAGCACTGTACGTTTTTGGAAATGCAAAGTGACGAAGAAGCCAGATGACAAGCTGGATTACGAATGGTGTGAGTGGGAGATGATCAGGAAAGATCAAGAGTCTACTATTGATATCACCGGTCAGCCATTAAATATAAGCGCGGCTTACAGTGGACGCATTGCTTGCGCTTATAAGTATGGAAAATCGTTTACGCGTCCAACGAAGAACGATCCAGATTCACGCTACGTGAATCTTTGCGTCGCTATATATGAATGCGAAAGCACAGGTGGTAGTGAATGGATCTTGGAAGATACGATCCatctgaaaaatattcatcTGCCGCGTATACCGGTAGATCAACATCTGGATCTTAGTTATTTGTACGACAGTAGATTTTTGCAGAAAAAGCAACGACTCACTCAGGTTTTGCAAACTCTCAGTCACGAGGATATAAGGTCTTCGAGAAACGGAGAGAATGGTGATTCTACGAAAGCTGGTCTGCTGGCGGTTCCGTCGTTTAGTACCCTGCAATCTTTGCGGAAATCGATCATAGAGAACGGTAACACGTGTCCACTCACACAGAAACATTTAGTGCAACTTGATTGGGTATCTAAAGAGGATGGTTCGCATATTCTAACTGTAGGCGTTGGTTCCAAGATTATGCTGTTTACTCCGGTATGCTCGGATCTGGCGCAAGCTAACATGAAAGCAATGAAAGAATCCCAGAGCAATAATAGACCAATACTGAGAAAGACCTCGTCGTTGGCTCAGCCGCAATTCGTGGACGAGATTCGATGGATGAAATTGCGCAAGATTGAACTAACGACGGCGGATGGTTTACCACCACTACCCATGCAAATATCCTGGGTGCGGGACGGTATTCTGGTCGTCGGCATGGATTCCGAGATGCACGTGTACTCACAGTGGAAGCCGAATCCGAAGAACGATTGCTTCCACTCAAATCTACAGCATCAGGAGTCCGATGAGTTCCAAGCGAGTCGAAACTTGCGCGATGAGGATCTACGTACGTTAGCGCACGAGACTTCCCAGAGACGACTGGCAAACGTGTCTTCCATGCCACATTTGTCGCGTGTTAGCAGTATCAATTTGACAATGCTGGATGCCAAAAAGAAGCGCGGTATACAGAACGAAAACTTGAGTTTCGACTATATGCCGGATTACGGGTTGTTCGAAGCATCGAGAATAGCCTGCCCTGTTTTACCGCAGTATCATCCTAAGCAATTGATGGAACTATTAAATTCGGGTAAAATCAGGTGGGTCAAAGCTATACTGGCGCATCTCGTTCGGTGTATAGGTAGTTCCTGCTCTTTGCGGGCCGATGATGAGAGTCTAGTGAAGCAGCGCGGTTGGTCGCGATCGAGAACAATGTCGGTAAGTTACATGGGTACAACATCACCGCTGGAACCGAGAGGTTCTACCACACAGATACCGGAAGAATTGACGCTGGATTACGCAGAGATTACATCCATCTCCCCACTTCCGTTGTGGACATTGTTGATGGCCGACAAAGAGACGAATCTACCGCATCAACAGAGTGAAGATAAGCACGATTACAATGAGCTATTTGACAACAACTTGGACGAAGGAGAATCATTGGACGATATGTTGGATGAGGATTATGAACGTTCACGGCAGAAGGATAGACGATCCTCGGTGCCGGAAAGACAAGGGATATCCCACTTTGGTCCTAGACAAGGCAGACTGTTATCGCGTCTCTTAACTCACACTCATCTTCCGGGACTCTCCAGTCTGGATCAAATGCATCTGCTCGCTCTGGCAGATACTGTATCGACTTGTAATGTTGATTTCGCAGAAAGATTCGCGATTGATGCAGCGAAGAATGCAATAGCTAAGGAGAACCTAACTGGTATTCCGGATGGTGAAACTGTGTCCACTGATTCGCTAGACGATTGCGGCCTCAGATTCCTCTTGGCAATGAAACATTACAATTATCTAATACGTTGCTTACCATTGGCGCAAAGAGCGCAATTCCAAAAACAGGGTGTTGCGTCGAATAATCTTGTGTGGGCGTTTCATTCTGAATCCGAGGAGGAATTACTGGGATTAATTCCGTCTTATGCCAAAGGTCAGCCAAAGTGGTCTGTGCTGAAGGAACTTGGCGTAGGTTGGTGGATTAGAAGCAACACGGTGCTGAAGAAATGTGTGGAAAAAATAGCGAAGGCCGCTTTCCAGGATAAACAAGACCCTCTAGATGCGGCTGTCTATTACTTAGCAATGAAAAAGAAGAATCTGGTATGGGGTTTGTTTAGAAATAAACGGGACGAACGGATGACCACCTTCTTCTCGAATAATTTTGCCGAAAATCGATGGAGGAAAGCGGCTCTAAAGAATGCTTTTGCTTTGCTTGGAAAGCAACGGTTTGAACACGCGGCCGCGTTCTTTTTACTTGCCGGAGCGCTAAAAGATGCTATTGACGTGTGCTTAAATAAACTGAATGACATCCAACTCGCAATGGTGATAGCTAGACTTTATGAAAATGATACAACGTCTCCTAATCTGAGAAGATTATTGTATGAAGAAATCCTAGGCTGCGATAAAGACGGGCAAAATCAAGATATGAGCAGAGTGCATCCTGATCCTTTCTTGCGCAGCATGGCTCTGTGGATCTTGAAGGATCATTCTGGCTCTCTCAACACTTTGCTTTTGACCAACGTCGGTCACATGCATCCGCAATATAACGATGAATCTGATAAACCAGAAGGAACAACAG CGAATCCAAACGTTTTCAACTTCTACGTTTATCTTCGTACGCATCCGTTATTAATCAGACAATATATCGCATCCACCGCGCAAGACAAAAAGAAAGGACACTCCGTAGTAATTTCGGGATTCAGTTATGGCACAGAAACAAAGAGTCAACCAGATAAACAGTTATTGTTAGAAGATAGCATTACACCATTGGAGAGACAACTATATTTCACAACGGCACACGCACATTTTAAAGCTGGCTGTCCGGCTCTTGCTCTTGAAGTTTTATCTAAATTGCCTAGTAAAGTTATGGAAACAAATGGCGAAGATTCTccaa GCTTACTGAACAGTCCAAGTAAGATCAGAGCTCAAGATTCTCAAATAGATACTGGTATTCTTGATTGGGGAAGTGAGTCaaaagcaataaataataaag aaacagCAACTACTGTAGATTGGAGTACATCATCATTTGATTGGTCTCAAAATAGCAAGCGCGTGGAAGAagataaattagaattaaattggGACGATGAGACAGCTGAAGGTGAGGACGCCGATAGTCCTCCCATGAGTATGAAATTTGACAAAAAAGAGCAGGATAATGTGTATAAATCAGAAAATGATGACA AAGACGTCATAAAATCAGCTGGACAATTGGATATTATGGCGCAACAGCTAAAATTTGTAGCTTGCTTGAAAATCTTAATGGAAGAACTGTCTACGTTAGCGACAGGTTTTGAAGTGGATGGAGGTCAGCTACGATATCAACTGTATGTATGGTTGGAACGAGAAGTAGATGCATTGAGGCAACTTTGTAGCTACAGTACTAACGCAGACGGAGACATGAACAACGTAGcagaat atgAAGGCGTTATGGTTGACGATGTACCGCCATATAAACCCGGCGAACAGCCAACGTTACATCAAATACTCGTGGCAGAGAAGTTAGATTTTGAAGCTAAAGTACAAAGAGCTGCAAAAAGGAAGAAATGGCTGAAAG CTAACGAGACATTGTTGAGGACATTATTATCGTACTGTTCATTACACGGTGCATCAGGCGGTGGTTTAGCATCAGTAAGAATGGAATTGGTACTCTTGCTGCAGGAATTGCAACAAGAAAAGACTCAACAACAGTTGCTTAGTCCTCTTCCTTTTCCCACTACATTACCTCTATTGAGTGCCAGCGTCGCTTGTAACAAAACTGTCGTTGCCGATCCAGTTCGACATCTGCAA TCTCTTGCACATGATATGCTGCAGACCTTAGTAGAGCTACGCAATCCACCGATGCCTAACAGAAATACGCATTATTGTGAAGTATTCATCATGAGAGATTTAGCGGTGGCACTTAGCGCCTGTATTTATCAGTCACTTTGCGATTCGGACACATTCGTTATGAAACATCATCAGCCGGATAG TTTCCCGGCAGTCGCCGAAGTAGAATCATTTTCGGGTGGTCATTTGGTCGCCTCAAACAGATATCATCGACGGTATTCGACGGATGACGGTGTATGCATAACTACTTCACCTTCTAAGTGGCCTGGCGTAACAAATTTGCGTGCGCTGTTAGCTCGGGAGAAAGACGAGGACACTCcgaaattgaatattttactttGTGAGGCTTTTGTGGCGACATATATGAGTCTCTTCATCTATGCCCTGTCAAGTTGCGACAGTCACATTTTATACAGGCTAGTGGGACAACATTTTGATAACAATACCTGGTCCTCTCTCTTCGGCGGGGGAGTTAAGAAGCTACTGCGCGTAGCAAGCACCACTAATAACCAG ggCGGTAATACAAATAGTGTCGAGCGCACGGATAGTGTGACGAGTGAAATCCAAAGTACTGCCAGTGGTATGTGGAACACTATGACATCGTTGACTAAACAACGTGTCAAGCTGAATATGAAACTATTAGGACAATTTACGGGTCAACAGCCAAATATGAAGGAAGATAAACCAACGTATAGAGAACAGTTTGTTTCGCCGCAAATGAGCATGATCTCCTATTTCCTTATGAAG CCACGCATAGAGACTGAATATGCAGATGAAATTGATTATGATTCTTCTGATTCTGCGGTGTCTGACTTAGATTCGACAGACGATGAAGAAGATGTATTCGATACGGGTTCAAAACCAAAGAGTAAACCAAAGGATAATACAGAGCATAGTAATTCCAATTCGTATAGTTGGAGCGTAATGAGATTAGCAATAGTTAAAATACTGCAGCAACAGTTACAAGATTTTCTGACTATCGCCGGCATAGAAATGCAAg AATTACCTGTAAGTAGCCCGCTAATCCACGGTACACTGGGTATTGTTGCACAATGGCAAGAATCTTTGCGCGAAGAATTAGAACTTAAAGGTCCACCCCCAGCGAATTATATACCTGGCTGTGCGCCGGATCCTTCTCCCACACCTGGAAAACCGGCTATTCATAAATATCGATCGTTATTAGAAAAAGGAAATACACCCTTTAA cACGCGATTGGCATCCGCAGCGCCTACCAATCGTCTATGGTGTTATTTAGTTAGGCAGGAATCGGTTCAGGATATTTTCATTCGTGCAGTATTTGGAAAACGAAGATCTCTGTCAACGATACTTGAAACTAGTCAGTCAGTTGTTGACGGCGTACATCGTGGAACTGGAGAAGATAAGGGTAGTGATAGTGGCACTACAAGTTTGCCAGAACCAGTCAGGATCATCCATAAAGAACAAGATAGCATCAGTGCCTTCTGTCTTAATCAg GTAAACCCAGGTTTAATGGCCCTTGCTACTCCTCGGGAAGTGCAAGAGATGAACATATCTCTGCTCCTCGAACTTCCGTCATGGTTGGAAGATGAGTGCGAATTTGATATTATCAATTTAACTAAACAACCTGACCCAGAACCTATACCGCCGACAAGTTTCTTAGTTATACAG aCAGCAGCAGATCGTCCTTTGTTGGCGCAGAGTCCTCAACAAAACAGTCCTCAACCCCACTCAGGTATAGCCAGTCAGAGTGGACGTGGCGCGAGCGTG ATGAAGGGGATGCCTGCTTTTCCTGGCTCCCACGACCTGCGTTTCTGTCAATTTGTTGCCGATAGGAGCAAACACTTGTTAAAGCCG ATCCTGAAGCATAAAATTGACGGAATTAGGAGAATCTCTTCCCATCCACTTTTACCATTAT ACTTAACCGGATCGCAGGATGGTTCTGTATCATTATGGGAATGGGGACATCAAACGGCCGTCGCTACTCCGAGAGCACCTGGCACTTTCGCCAAAGTAACTCGCGTACGATTTTCTCAGCACGGTAACAAATTTGGCGTGGCAGATTCCGATGGTCATTTGAGTCTGTTTCAAGTTGCGTGCCGGGAAGGAACAGCTCGACCGTTCTTT ACTTACCAATGTCACAGCAAAGTGACCTCGGACTTCGTCTTCCTCGGCGCATGCAGTCTTGTAGCCACCGCGGGTCACGGCTCGGAAGGACGGAACGTAGCATTATGGGACACGTTACTTCCACAAAATAAATCTCTTGTACAAG GCTTCATGTGTCACGATCAGGGAGCCAGTGCGTTGATCTTAGCGCCGCAACACCAGTTACTGATCAGCGGCGGTAAGAAAGGTGACATTAATATATTCGACGTGCGACAACGGCAACAAAGGCAGAGATTCCAAGCGCACGAGTCAGCTATCAAATGTCTAGCGCTCGATCCGCACGAGGAATTTTTCGTTAGTGGGGCAGGTGATGGTGATATTAAG ATATGGGGTTTGACCGTCCATTCTCTCCTCTACTCGTTTCCTAGTGAACATCCACGGTCTAGTTTCTTCAAAAATATAGGACAG GGCGTTACCCAGTTACACGTGGATTCTGCGGGTCGATTGTTTTCGTGTGGAGCAGATGGTTCAATGAAAGTCCGTCAACTGCCAGAACGCGATTGTGTAATACAAACGCTTTATTAG